One genomic region from Nocardia vinacea encodes:
- a CDS encoding LytTR family DNA-binding domain-containing protein, which produces MTRTTDQPAAALRVLAVDDEKPALDELVYLLRAQPGVGEIHNASDATSALRLMRAHPIDAVFLDINMPGLDGMELAGILSEFANPPAVVFVTAHDDQAIAAFDLGAVDYLLKPLREARLAEAVRRIVTARATPSPAVTAPRTDPNEVIPVELGGVTTLVHRSSVSWVEAEGDYARLHTSSGSHLVRIPLSALESRWENAGFLRVHRSYLVALRLVTGLRTVGTGTVVRLRADGNAAAVELPVSRRQVRELKQRLVHGPRQQWTNP; this is translated from the coding sequence GCTCGCCGTGGACGACGAGAAGCCCGCTCTGGACGAGCTGGTGTATTTGCTGCGCGCGCAGCCGGGGGTCGGTGAAATCCACAACGCTAGCGATGCGACCAGTGCATTGCGGCTGATGCGGGCGCATCCGATCGATGCGGTATTCCTCGATATCAATATGCCCGGGCTGGACGGCATGGAATTGGCCGGCATCCTGTCCGAGTTCGCGAACCCGCCCGCAGTGGTGTTCGTGACGGCCCACGATGACCAGGCGATCGCGGCCTTCGATCTGGGTGCGGTGGACTATCTGCTCAAACCGCTGCGCGAGGCGCGATTGGCGGAGGCGGTGCGGCGGATCGTCACGGCACGTGCGACACCTTCCCCGGCCGTCACGGCCCCGCGCACCGACCCCAATGAGGTGATTCCGGTCGAGCTGGGTGGGGTCACCACGCTGGTACACCGGTCGAGTGTCAGCTGGGTGGAGGCGGAGGGCGATTACGCCCGACTGCACACCAGCAGCGGCTCGCATCTGGTGCGGATTCCGTTGTCGGCGTTGGAATCCCGGTGGGAGAACGCCGGATTCCTGCGGGTGCACCGGTCTTATCTGGTGGCGTTGCGGTTGGTGACCGGGCTGCGCACGGTCGGCACCGGAACGGTGGTGCGGCTGCGGGCCGACGGCAATGCCGCGGCGGTGGAGTTGCCGGTGAGCCGTCGGCAAGTGCGGGAGCTGAAGCAACGGCTGGTGCACGGGCCGCGACAGCAGTGGACGAATCCGTGA
- a CDS encoding DUF485 domain-containing protein → MTSIDLDKDGTPPRRTPTAEDFAAVQSSPQFQELRSRLRRFIFPMTALFLVWYLSYVLLGAYAHDFMATQVIGNINLGLLLGLGQFVSTFVITWLYVRFANRELDPRAASIRNYLEGDQA, encoded by the coding sequence ATGACCAGTATCGACCTCGACAAAGATGGCACGCCACCGCGGCGCACGCCGACAGCGGAGGATTTCGCCGCCGTCCAGTCGAGTCCCCAGTTCCAGGAATTGCGAAGCCGGTTGCGCCGCTTCATCTTTCCGATGACCGCACTGTTCCTGGTCTGGTACCTGAGCTATGTGTTGCTCGGCGCCTATGCGCACGACTTCATGGCCACCCAGGTCATCGGCAATATCAATCTCGGCCTGCTGCTCGGCCTCGGGCAATTCGTCTCGACGTTCGTGATCACCTGGCTGTATGTCCGGTTCGCCAATAGGGAACTGGATCCGCGCGCCGCGTCGATCCGCAACTACCTCGAGGGAGACCAGGCGTGA
- the lspA gene encoding signal peptidase II — translation MMVGVSDDRPPEDKSADSATPPSDDAENPTPTADPGKPAAPLRLRTLLIIAAVLLGLDLLTKTIVVAELTPGDPVPIIGDFARLSLVRNPGAAFSMATGMTWLLTLVAAAVVIGVIRIGRTLRSLWWAIGLGMVLGGALGNLVDRLFRAPGPLQGHVVDFIAVGWWPVFNLADSSIVCGAILLVVLTVFGFEPDGTRAGHDHSEETATETAAEPGEPSDNGANGAAGSKGNAA, via the coding sequence ATGATGGTCGGCGTGAGTGACGACCGGCCGCCCGAGGACAAGTCCGCCGATAGCGCGACGCCACCCAGTGACGACGCAGAAAATCCGACCCCGACCGCTGATCCGGGGAAGCCCGCCGCACCGCTGCGGCTACGCACGCTGCTGATCATCGCCGCGGTATTGCTCGGACTGGACCTGCTCACCAAGACCATTGTCGTGGCCGAGCTGACCCCGGGCGATCCGGTGCCGATCATCGGCGATTTCGCGCGATTGTCGCTGGTACGCAACCCGGGCGCGGCATTCTCGATGGCCACCGGCATGACCTGGCTGCTGACCCTGGTCGCCGCGGCCGTGGTGATCGGGGTGATCCGTATCGGCCGCACGCTGCGCTCGCTGTGGTGGGCAATCGGGCTCGGCATGGTGCTCGGCGGCGCGCTCGGCAATCTGGTCGACCGGTTGTTCCGCGCGCCCGGACCACTACAGGGACATGTGGTGGACTTCATCGCCGTCGGCTGGTGGCCGGTATTCAATCTGGCCGACTCCTCGATCGTGTGCGGCGCGATCCTGCTGGTGGTGCTGACGGTCTTCGGCTTCGAACCCGACGGCACGCGCGCCGGACACGACCACTCCGAAGAGACCGCCACCGAAACCGCCGCGGAGCCGGGCGAGCCCTCGGACAACGGCGCCAACGGTGCGGCCGGCAGCAAGGGGAATGCGGCGTGA
- the acs gene encoding acetate--CoA ligase produces the protein MTSATTDPTTYPPDAAFTASANADAALYDRAAADQLEFWAEQARRLHWHQPWTQVLDWSDAPVAKWFVDGKLNVAYNCVDRHVLDGYGEQVAIHWEGEPGDSRDITYGELLAEVSRAANYFTELGLRTGDRVAIYMPMVPEAIVAMLACARLGLTHSVVFAGFSPTALRQRVDDAGARLVITTDGQWRRGTAAPLKAAVDEALTDGEHTVEHVLVVRRTNIEVPWTEGRDLWWHDTVTDASPAHEAQAFDAEHPLFILYTSGTTGKPKGILHTTGGYLTQAAYTHHNVFDHRAGQDVYWCTADIGWVTGHSYIVYGPLANRTTQVVYEGTPNSPDEHRHFDIIEKYGVTIYYTAPTLVRTFMKWGREIPDAHDLSSLRLLGSVGEPINPEAWRWYREVLGGNRTPIVDTWWQTETGAIMISPLPGVTAAKPGAAMTPLPGISAKIVDDDGAELAHGSSGLLVLDQPWPSMLRGIWGDMDRFRETYWDRFADRGWYFAGDGAKFDAGGDLWVLGRVDDVMNVSGHRISTAEVESALVGHASVAEAAVVGANDATTGQAIVAFVILTAGAHNSGDALIGELKAAVSQEISPIARPREIHIVPELPKTRSGKIMRRLLRDVAEGRELGDTSTLVDPKVFEAIARG, from the coding sequence TTGACCAGTGCAACCACCGACCCGACCACCTACCCGCCGGATGCGGCATTTACCGCGAGCGCCAATGCCGATGCGGCACTGTACGATCGCGCCGCCGCCGATCAGCTGGAGTTCTGGGCCGAACAGGCTCGGCGGTTGCACTGGCATCAGCCGTGGACCCAGGTCCTCGACTGGAGCGACGCACCGGTCGCGAAATGGTTCGTCGACGGCAAACTCAATGTCGCCTACAACTGCGTGGACCGGCACGTACTCGACGGATACGGCGAGCAGGTGGCCATCCACTGGGAGGGCGAACCGGGCGACTCTCGCGATATCACCTACGGCGAGTTGCTCGCCGAAGTATCCAGGGCGGCAAACTATTTCACCGAGCTAGGGCTGCGAACCGGCGATCGAGTCGCCATCTACATGCCGATGGTGCCGGAGGCGATCGTCGCCATGCTGGCCTGTGCCCGGCTCGGGCTCACCCATTCGGTGGTATTCGCCGGATTCTCGCCGACTGCCCTGCGCCAGCGGGTCGACGATGCCGGGGCCCGACTGGTGATCACCACCGACGGCCAGTGGCGGCGCGGTACCGCCGCACCGCTGAAGGCCGCCGTCGACGAGGCGCTTACCGATGGCGAGCACACCGTTGAGCACGTACTCGTGGTGCGGCGCACCAACATCGAGGTGCCGTGGACCGAGGGCCGCGATCTGTGGTGGCACGACACCGTCACCGACGCATCCCCCGCTCACGAGGCGCAGGCCTTCGACGCCGAACATCCGCTGTTCATCCTCTACACCTCGGGCACCACCGGAAAACCCAAGGGCATCCTGCACACCACCGGCGGCTATCTCACCCAGGCCGCCTACACCCACCACAACGTCTTCGATCATCGAGCGGGACAAGACGTTTACTGGTGCACCGCCGATATCGGCTGGGTCACCGGACACAGCTACATCGTCTACGGACCGCTGGCCAACCGCACGACCCAGGTCGTCTACGAGGGCACCCCCAACTCCCCCGATGAGCACCGGCATTTCGATATCATCGAAAAGTACGGCGTCACCATCTATTACACCGCACCCACCCTGGTGCGGACCTTCATGAAGTGGGGTCGCGAGATTCCGGACGCGCACGACCTGTCCTCACTGCGACTGCTCGGCAGCGTCGGCGAACCGATCAATCCGGAAGCCTGGCGCTGGTACCGCGAGGTATTGGGCGGCAATCGGACTCCCATCGTGGATACCTGGTGGCAGACCGAGACCGGCGCCATCATGATCTCCCCGCTGCCCGGTGTGACGGCGGCCAAACCGGGTGCGGCCATGACCCCGCTGCCCGGCATCTCCGCGAAGATCGTCGACGACGACGGCGCCGAACTCGCGCACGGCAGCTCCGGACTGCTGGTACTGGATCAACCGTGGCCCTCGATGCTGCGCGGTATCTGGGGTGATATGGACCGGTTCCGCGAGACATACTGGGACCGATTCGCCGACCGCGGCTGGTATTTCGCCGGTGACGGCGCCAAGTTCGACGCCGGCGGCGACCTCTGGGTACTCGGCCGGGTCGACGATGTCATGAATGTGTCCGGCCACCGGATCTCCACCGCCGAGGTCGAATCCGCGCTCGTCGGACATGCCTCTGTCGCCGAGGCCGCGGTGGTCGGCGCGAACGATGCGACCACCGGACAGGCCATCGTCGCCTTCGTCATTCTCACCGCGGGCGCGCACAATTCCGGCGATGCGCTGATCGGTGAACTGAAAGCCGCTGTCTCCCAGGAGATCAGCCCAATTGCCCGACCGAGGGAGATCCATATCGTCCCGGAACTCCCGAAAACCCGCAGCGGCAAGATCATGCGCCGCCTGCTCCGCGATGTCGCAGAGGGTCGAGAACTCGGCGATACGTCGACCCTCGTCGATCCGAAGGTCTTCGAGGCCATCGCCCGCGGATAG
- a CDS encoding Rieske (2Fe-2S) protein, which produces MTNDDLVLDRRHVVIAGAGAVAAMAALTACTTYGKTDAPAAEPPKAAAGSTGPNVAAGQPNAIASTAEVPVGGGVIKGDVVVTQPNAGSFVGLSSTCTHAGCKVATVSGGTINCACHGSKFGLDGSVVNGPATQPLAPNSVHVEGDSIVLG; this is translated from the coding sequence ATGACCAACGATGATCTCGTCCTCGACCGCCGCCACGTCGTAATCGCGGGCGCCGGGGCGGTGGCCGCCATGGCCGCACTGACCGCATGCACCACCTACGGCAAGACCGACGCCCCCGCGGCCGAACCCCCCAAGGCCGCCGCCGGATCGACCGGACCGAATGTCGCCGCCGGACAGCCGAATGCCATCGCCTCCACCGCCGAGGTGCCGGTCGGCGGTGGTGTGATCAAGGGCGATGTGGTGGTGACCCAGCCGAATGCCGGCTCCTTCGTCGGCCTGTCCTCGACCTGCACACACGCGGGGTGCAAGGTCGCGACGGTTTCCGGCGGCACCATCAACTGTGCCTGCCACGGCAGCAAATTCGGTCTCGACGGCTCGGTCGTCAACGGCCCGGCCACCCAGCCGCTCGCCCCGAACTCCGTTCACGTCGAGGGTGACTCGATCGTGCTGGGGTAA
- a CDS encoding cation acetate symporter, translated as MNTATAPALTVLALLFAALATVAIGVYGVRLARTTSDFLVASRSVGPRWNAAAISGEYLSAASFLGVAGLIAKYGADALWYPVGFTAGYLGLLLFVAAPLRRSGAYTVPDFAEFRLGSLRLRRLAAVVVVLVCGVYLIPQFQGAGLTLHILLNVPKWVGAVAVGAIIIANVAGGGMRSITLVQAFQYWLKLTAVAIPALVLLGHFLAEDRELGTPAPPVVAERTTVDVSTGVVVQVSAPQQVSITGTLDDRTVDGPVLLTPGAHELAAGTELTLEAGSTVPVVAGAPTDGAAWLAPGGGFGGTHPTYQVYSLIIATFLGTMGLPHVLVRFYTNPDGRAARTTALAVIGLVGVFYLFPILLGVFARLYVPQLLITGTSDAAVVLLPGSVLAGLPGQLLAALAAAGAIAAFLSTSSGLLVSIAGVLSTDMLRGRIRDFRAAAVFAGAVPLGVSIMVVSLDLSRTVALAFSVAASTLCPLLVLGIWWRGLTAKGAATGLIVGGLAAGGATAVSVTGGISDELADGWLAAVLGYPAALSVPLAFASMVLVSVLTRGQSARTIGRIFVRMHAPERLGMGADRERAIGLSR; from the coding sequence GTGAACACGGCGACGGCCCCAGCGCTCACGGTGCTCGCGCTACTGTTCGCGGCCCTCGCCACGGTCGCGATCGGCGTCTACGGTGTTCGGTTGGCGCGCACCACCTCCGACTTCCTGGTCGCCTCACGCAGCGTCGGGCCGCGCTGGAATGCGGCGGCGATCTCCGGCGAATACCTCTCGGCCGCTTCATTTCTCGGGGTCGCGGGACTGATCGCGAAATACGGCGCGGACGCGCTCTGGTATCCGGTCGGGTTCACCGCCGGATATCTCGGGCTACTGCTGTTCGTCGCCGCGCCGCTGCGCCGGTCGGGCGCGTACACCGTGCCCGATTTCGCGGAGTTCCGACTCGGCTCGCTGCGGCTGCGCAGGCTGGCGGCGGTCGTTGTGGTGCTGGTCTGCGGGGTGTATCTCATTCCGCAGTTCCAGGGCGCGGGGCTCACGCTGCACATCTTGCTGAATGTGCCGAAATGGGTCGGCGCGGTGGCGGTGGGCGCGATCATCATCGCGAATGTGGCCGGCGGCGGCATGCGGTCGATCACGCTGGTGCAGGCCTTCCAGTACTGGCTGAAGCTGACCGCGGTGGCGATTCCGGCGCTGGTGCTGCTCGGACATTTCCTGGCCGAGGATCGCGAACTCGGCACCCCCGCTCCCCCGGTGGTCGCCGAGCGCACCACGGTGGATGTCAGCACCGGAGTGGTGGTGCAGGTCAGTGCACCGCAACAGGTTTCGATCACCGGAACGCTCGACGATCGCACGGTGGACGGTCCGGTCCTGCTCACACCCGGCGCACACGAACTGGCGGCGGGCACCGAACTGACCCTGGAGGCGGGCTCCACCGTCCCGGTGGTGGCCGGAGCGCCGACGGACGGTGCGGCCTGGCTGGCGCCCGGCGGCGGATTCGGCGGCACCCATCCCACCTACCAGGTGTATTCGCTGATCATCGCCACGTTCCTGGGCACGATGGGACTTCCGCACGTACTGGTGCGGTTCTATACGAATCCCGATGGCCGCGCGGCGCGCACGACCGCACTCGCGGTGATCGGCCTGGTCGGGGTGTTCTACCTCTTCCCCATTCTGCTGGGGGTTTTCGCGCGGCTGTACGTGCCGCAGTTGCTGATCACCGGCACCTCCGATGCCGCCGTGGTGCTGCTGCCCGGATCAGTGCTGGCGGGCCTGCCTGGACAACTGCTGGCGGCACTGGCCGCGGCGGGTGCGATCGCGGCGTTTCTTTCCACTTCGTCCGGGCTGTTGGTCAGCATCGCGGGTGTGCTCAGCACAGATATGCTGCGTGGACGGATTCGCGACTTCCGGGCAGCCGCAGTATTCGCCGGTGCTGTGCCCCTTGGTGTTTCGATCATGGTGGTCTCGCTGGACCTGTCCCGCACTGTCGCCCTTGCCTTTTCGGTCGCGGCCTCGACATTGTGTCCGCTGCTCGTGCTCGGCATCTGGTGGCGCGGTCTGACGGCCAAGGGCGCGGCCACCGGACTGATCGTGGGTGGTCTGGCAGCGGGCGGTGCGACCGCGGTTTCGGTGACCGGCGGCATCTCCGACGAGCTCGCAGACGGCTGGCTCGCGGCCGTCCTCGGCTATCCGGCGGCGCTCAGCGTACCGCTGGCATTCGCATCGATGGTCCTGGTCAGCGTGCTTACACGCGGTCAGAGCGCCCGCACGATCGGGCGCATCTTCGTTCGAATGCACGCGCCGGAGCGGCTGGGTATGGGCGCGGACCGGGAGCGTGCCATCGGGCTCAGCCGCTGA
- a CDS encoding DUF6529 family protein, with protein sequence MSADREAPTVRVNPGRASAAAIIIPLLVGAAVSVLLGVYAKQHEPRFFSINVAGFSSPVAVKTWLATLATALALFQLVSALTMYGKLGAIFPKTPSWIAPAHVWSGRLAVLVTVPVAVHCLFALGFQDYENRVLIHSLLGCFFYGAFVAKMLLLTRKGLPGWIIPVAGGLVLAGLTGLWLTSALWFFQHNGITF encoded by the coding sequence GTGTCGGCTGATCGAGAAGCGCCGACGGTACGGGTGAATCCGGGCCGAGCGTCGGCGGCGGCCATCATCATTCCGCTGCTCGTCGGCGCGGCAGTTTCGGTACTGCTCGGCGTCTACGCGAAACAGCATGAGCCACGGTTCTTTTCGATCAATGTCGCCGGATTCTCCAGTCCGGTCGCGGTGAAGACCTGGCTGGCTACCCTGGCCACCGCACTCGCGCTGTTCCAATTGGTTTCGGCGCTGACCATGTATGGCAAGCTCGGCGCGATCTTCCCGAAGACCCCGTCCTGGATCGCACCTGCGCATGTCTGGTCAGGCCGACTCGCCGTACTCGTCACCGTCCCGGTCGCCGTGCACTGCCTGTTCGCCTTGGGTTTTCAGGACTACGAAAACCGCGTACTCATCCATTCCCTGCTCGGTTGCTTCTTTTACGGAGCATTCGTCGCCAAGATGCTGCTACTGACCCGAAAGGGCCTGCCCGGCTGGATCATTCCGGTCGCGGGCGGCCTGGTACTCGCCGGGCTGACCGGCCTCTGGCTCACCTCAGCCCTGTGGTTCTTCCAGCACAACGGCATCACCTTCTGA
- a CDS encoding VOC family protein, translating to MSDVKPIPEGYPVVSPGLAIDGAAAAIDFYKNIFGASERMRMPGPDGKIAHCELMFGNSLIMVGDPAPDMDFLDPKTVGGTPVNLYVYVEDADAAFSAALAAGAKELTPMTTQFYGDRSGAFEDPWGHRWTVATHVEDVPPDEMDRRMAELFGGA from the coding sequence ATGTCCGATGTGAAACCGATCCCCGAGGGTTATCCGGTGGTCTCGCCGGGATTGGCAATCGATGGGGCCGCTGCCGCCATCGACTTCTACAAGAATATTTTCGGCGCATCGGAACGGATGCGCATGCCTGGTCCGGACGGCAAGATCGCACACTGCGAACTCATGTTCGGCAATTCGCTCATCATGGTCGGTGATCCGGCCCCCGATATGGATTTCCTCGACCCGAAGACGGTCGGCGGCACGCCGGTCAATCTCTACGTCTATGTCGAGGACGCTGATGCGGCCTTCAGCGCCGCCCTCGCCGCGGGCGCTAAGGAGCTCACCCCGATGACCACCCAGTTCTACGGTGATCGCAGTGGTGCGTTCGAGGATCCGTGGGGCCACCGGTGGACCGTGGCCACGCACGTCGAGGATGTGCCGCCGGATGAGATGGACCGGCGGATGGCCGAATTGTTCGGCGGGGCCTGA
- a CDS encoding cation acetate symporter, which yields MSTQYLSAAEKVGNPAANIAIFGLFVAITMIVVIRASRNNRTAADYFTGGRGFTGPQNGIAIAGDYLSAASFLGIAGAIAVYGYDGFLYSIGFLVAWLVALLLVAEMLRNTGKFTMADVLSFRLKEGPVRTAAALTTLAVSLFYLLAQMAGAGGLVALLLDISDKTGQSIVIAVVGVLMIVYVLVGGMKGTTWVQIIKAVLLITGAALMTVMVFAKFGFNFSDILGSAQDAVHGSKTKGVAARDVLAPGAQYGGTATSKLNFVSLGLALVLGTAGLPHVLMRFYTVPTAKEARRSVVWAIGLIGAFYLFTLVLGYGAAAIVGPDRILAAAGGQNSAAPLLAFELGGVILLGIISAVAFATILAVVAGLTITASASFAHDIYASVIKKGQVDENKQVRVSRITAVVIGALAIGLGILANGQNIAFLVALAFAVAAAANLPTIVYSLFWKRFNTTGALFSMYGGLISTIVLIVFSPAVSGTKTSMIPGSDFDWFPLSNPGIVSIPLAFVLGVVGTFLGGRKPENPAKQAEMEVRSLTGVGAEKAVVH from the coding sequence GTGAGTACGCAATACCTGTCCGCCGCCGAGAAGGTCGGCAATCCCGCCGCGAATATCGCCATTTTCGGCCTGTTCGTGGCGATCACGATGATCGTGGTGATCCGGGCCAGCCGCAATAACCGCACCGCCGCCGACTACTTCACCGGCGGCCGCGGCTTCACCGGCCCGCAGAACGGCATCGCCATCGCGGGCGATTACCTTTCCGCCGCAAGCTTTCTCGGCATCGCCGGCGCCATCGCGGTATACGGCTACGACGGGTTCCTGTACTCGATCGGCTTCCTGGTGGCCTGGCTGGTCGCACTCCTGCTGGTCGCCGAAATGCTCAGGAACACCGGCAAATTCACCATGGCGGATGTGCTGAGCTTCCGACTGAAAGAAGGTCCGGTCCGCACCGCCGCCGCGCTGACCACGCTCGCGGTCTCACTGTTCTATCTGCTTGCGCAGATGGCGGGCGCGGGCGGTCTGGTCGCGCTGCTGCTCGATATCTCCGATAAGACCGGGCAGAGCATCGTCATTGCCGTCGTCGGCGTGCTGATGATCGTGTATGTGCTGGTCGGCGGCATGAAGGGCACCACATGGGTGCAGATCATCAAAGCGGTGCTGCTCATTACCGGCGCGGCGCTGATGACGGTGATGGTGTTCGCCAAGTTCGGCTTCAACTTCTCCGACATCCTCGGCTCGGCACAGGATGCGGTGCACGGTTCCAAGACCAAGGGCGTGGCCGCCCGTGACGTGCTCGCTCCCGGCGCCCAGTACGGCGGCACCGCGACCTCCAAGCTGAACTTCGTCTCGCTCGGCCTGGCACTGGTGCTCGGCACCGCGGGTCTGCCGCATGTGCTGATGCGCTTCTACACCGTGCCGACCGCGAAAGAGGCACGGCGATCGGTGGTTTGGGCGATCGGCCTGATCGGTGCGTTCTACCTGTTCACCCTGGTGCTCGGTTATGGTGCGGCCGCCATTGTCGGACCGGATCGCATTCTCGCCGCGGCGGGCGGGCAGAATTCGGCGGCGCCGCTGCTGGCCTTCGAACTCGGCGGCGTAATCCTGCTCGGCATTATTTCCGCGGTCGCCTTCGCCACCATCCTCGCGGTCGTCGCGGGCCTGACCATCACCGCATCGGCATCGTTCGCGCACGATATCTACGCGAGCGTAATCAAGAAGGGGCAGGTCGACGAGAACAAGCAGGTCAGGGTATCCCGGATCACTGCGGTGGTGATCGGTGCGCTGGCCATCGGCCTCGGCATCCTGGCCAACGGCCAGAACATCGCCTTCCTGGTGGCGCTGGCCTTCGCGGTCGCGGCGGCGGCGAATCTGCCGACCATCGTGTACTCGCTGTTCTGGAAGCGGTTCAACACCACCGGCGCTCTGTTCAGCATGTACGGCGGCCTGATCTCGACCATTGTGCTGATCGTGTTCTCCCCCGCGGTATCCGGGACGAAGACCTCGATGATTCCGGGCTCGGATTTCGATTGGTTCCCGCTGTCGAATCCGGGAATCGTCTCCATTCCACTGGCTTTCGTACTCGGTGTGGTCGGTACCTTCCTCGGCGGGCGCAAGCCGGAGAATCCGGCGAAGCAGGCCGAGATGGAGGTTCGCTCGCTCACCGGTGTCGGCGCGGAGAAGGCGGTCGTGCACTGA